The following proteins come from a genomic window of Mycobacterium sp. DL:
- the aftC gene encoding arabinofuranan 3-O-arabinosyltransferase — protein sequence MRDLVLSGFRPRTSPPSTASVLRSILWPLAILSVIHRSYVLATNGFITDDFAPVYRAVVNFKLGLNIYDGNFDQVDPHYLYPPGGTLIMAPFGYLPVEASRYWFIFFNTLAILLAAYFLLRLFKFTLASVAAPALLLAMFCTENVTNTLVFGNINGPILLLEVLFFRFLLDGNKSHEWWAGVAIGLTLVVKPLLAPLLLLPLLNRQWRTLVTAFAVPAVFNAVAWPLISDPMSFVTRTVPYILSTRDYFNSSILGNGVYYGLPMWLILLMRVGFALLGAASLWLLYRYYRTRDPLFWMLTSSGVLLLTSWLVLSLGQGYYSMMLFPFLMTVVLPNSAIRSWVAWMAIYGFTTMDRWLLGHWPTTGRALEYLKITYGWSLLSIVVFVVLLFRYLDAKNDGRLDDGIDPPWVGQLTDAGAKRDA from the coding sequence GTGCGTGATCTTGTTCTGAGCGGATTCCGGCCTCGCACGTCCCCGCCCAGCACCGCGTCGGTTCTGCGGTCGATCCTGTGGCCGCTGGCGATTCTGTCCGTCATCCACCGCAGCTACGTCCTGGCCACCAACGGCTTCATCACCGACGACTTCGCGCCCGTTTATCGCGCGGTGGTGAATTTCAAACTCGGCCTGAACATCTACGACGGAAACTTCGACCAGGTCGATCCGCACTACCTGTACCCGCCCGGCGGCACACTGATCATGGCGCCCTTCGGCTATCTGCCGGTCGAGGCGTCGCGCTACTGGTTCATCTTCTTCAACACGCTGGCGATCCTGCTGGCGGCGTACTTCCTGCTGAGGCTGTTCAAGTTCACGTTGGCCTCGGTGGCCGCGCCGGCGCTGCTGCTGGCGATGTTCTGCACCGAGAACGTCACCAACACGCTGGTGTTCGGAAACATCAACGGGCCCATCCTGTTGCTGGAAGTGCTGTTCTTCCGGTTCCTGCTCGACGGGAACAAGAGCCACGAATGGTGGGCCGGGGTCGCGATAGGTCTGACGCTGGTGGTCAAACCTCTGCTCGCACCGCTGCTGCTGCTGCCGCTGCTCAACCGGCAGTGGCGGACGCTGGTGACCGCGTTCGCGGTGCCAGCGGTGTTCAACGCGGTGGCGTGGCCGCTGATCAGCGACCCGATGAGCTTCGTCACCCGCACGGTGCCTTACATCCTGTCCACCCGCGACTACTTCAACAGTTCGATCCTGGGCAACGGGGTCTACTACGGGCTGCCGATGTGGCTGATCCTGTTGATGCGTGTCGGGTTCGCGCTGCTGGGTGCGGCCTCGCTGTGGCTGCTCTACCGGTACTACCGCACCCGCGACCCGCTGTTCTGGATGCTGACCTCCTCCGGTGTGCTCCTGCTGACGTCGTGGCTGGTGCTCTCCCTGGGGCAGGGCTACTACTCGATGATGCTGTTCCCGTTCCTGATGACCGTCGTGCTGCCGAACTCGGCCATCCGCAGCTGGGTGGCGTGGATGGCGATCTACGGCTTCACGACGATGGACCGCTGGCTGCTCGGACACTGGCCGACGACGGGGCGCGCACTGGAGTACCTGAAGATCACCTACGGCTGGTCGCTGCTGTCCATCGTGGTGTTCGTGGTACTGCTGTTCCGGTATCTCGACGCCAAGAACGACGGCCGCCTCGACGACGGCATCGACCCGCCGTGGGTCGGGCAACTCACCGACGCCGGGGCCAAACGCGACGCGTAA
- a CDS encoding alpha/beta fold hydrolase, protein MRRLPRAPRGAAAAAVLVSLLVVGCSPGLAANPRYATNSGAGPQGEPQSSAAPAGPPAIEAPKNDLSWQDCTSRAFSDASVNPVPGVSVDCATYDADLDSINGASGTVSIGVMRARTAQTPGDAGPLVMTTGSDLPSSTQLPVWLSRAGTDVLAQHPVVSVDRRGIGMSGALDCRDLFDRQEMFEQAQFQSGDDPVANLGAVTMTATTNCTDTIAPGDSAYDNTHAAEDLERLRTTWDVPALALLGVGNGAQVALAYAGSHPSKVARLILDSPLPLGIAAEAATEQRVQGEQAALDAWAAQCAATNCPLGADPKAAVDALLESARSGSGPNGASEAAVADAISTALAYPQGERVDAGNELALAVADARSGNTNRLNNLINQAETTRQTDGQFVNTCSDALNRPTPDRVRELVVAWDDLYPQFGRVGALDMVKCLNWPSGTAPQEPENLTIPTLLLGVQNNPIVGNAGVAAVAATAINAGSTNRRVMWQGIGHGAVIYSPCALPPVMGYLDSGQLPPTDTYCPA, encoded by the coding sequence ATGCGTCGTCTGCCCCGTGCTCCTCGCGGTGCCGCCGCAGCGGCCGTTCTGGTGTCACTGCTGGTGGTCGGCTGCTCACCCGGCCTGGCCGCAAACCCGCGCTACGCCACCAACTCCGGGGCAGGCCCCCAGGGCGAGCCGCAGTCCAGCGCAGCGCCCGCCGGGCCACCGGCCATCGAGGCGCCGAAGAACGACCTGTCGTGGCAGGACTGCACGTCGCGGGCCTTCAGCGACGCGTCGGTGAATCCGGTTCCGGGTGTCTCGGTGGACTGCGCCACCTATGACGCCGACCTCGATTCGATCAACGGCGCCAGCGGCACCGTAAGCATCGGGGTGATGCGCGCAAGAACCGCACAGACCCCCGGTGATGCCGGACCCTTGGTGATGACCACCGGGTCGGATCTGCCCAGCTCGACCCAGCTGCCCGTGTGGTTGTCGCGCGCCGGCACCGACGTGCTCGCCCAGCACCCCGTCGTCTCGGTGGACCGCCGTGGCATCGGCATGTCGGGTGCGTTGGACTGCCGCGACCTGTTCGACCGTCAGGAGATGTTCGAGCAGGCCCAGTTCCAGTCCGGCGACGATCCCGTCGCCAACCTCGGTGCGGTGACGATGACGGCGACGACGAACTGCACCGACACCATCGCCCCCGGCGATTCCGCCTACGACAACACCCACGCCGCCGAGGATCTCGAGCGACTCCGCACCACCTGGGATGTGCCCGCTCTGGCGCTGCTCGGTGTCGGTAACGGGGCCCAGGTCGCGCTGGCCTACGCCGGGTCGCACCCGAGCAAGGTGGCCAGGCTGATCCTGGACTCCCCCCTTCCGCTGGGCATCGCGGCGGAGGCAGCCACCGAGCAGCGTGTCCAAGGTGAGCAGGCCGCTCTGGACGCGTGGGCGGCCCAGTGCGCGGCGACGAACTGCCCGCTGGGCGCTGATCCGAAGGCCGCGGTGGACGCGTTGCTGGAATCGGCGCGTTCGGGCAGTGGACCCAACGGCGCCTCGGAGGCCGCTGTCGCCGACGCCATCTCCACGGCGCTCGCCTATCCGCAGGGCGAGCGGGTCGATGCCGGCAACGAGTTGGCACTCGCGGTCGCCGACGCCCGGTCCGGCAACACCAACCGGCTCAACAACCTGATCAACCAGGCGGAGACGACGCGCCAGACCGACGGCCAGTTCGTCAACACCTGCAGTGACGCGTTGAACCGCCCCACCCCCGACCGGGTCCGCGAACTCGTGGTGGCGTGGGACGACCTTTACCCCCAGTTCGGCAGGGTGGGTGCGCTCGACATGGTGAAGTGCCTGAACTGGCCCAGCGGCACCGCGCCGCAGGAGCCCGAGAACCTCACCATCCCGACTCTGCTGCTGGGCGTGCAGAACAATCCGATCGTCGGCAATGCAGGTGTGGCCGCGGTCGCCGCCACCGCGATCAACGCCGGTTCGACCAACCGACGGGTCATGTGGCAGGGCATCGGACACGGCGCGGTCATCTACTCGCCCTGCGCGCTGCCACCGGTGATGGGCTACCTGGACTCCGGCCAGCTACCCCCCACCGACACGTACTGCCCGGCCTGA
- a CDS encoding pyrimidine reductase family protein, with translation MSEAGDGTQFTMLGRTDRFGPGALAQSYAYPDDLKSCWVRANMIASVDGGATSAGKSGDLGGDGDKAVFTALREAADVIVVGASTVRVEDYSGVQFDADQRGARRQRGQAEVPPIAVLTRSGRLDRDAKLFHRTEITPLILTSADAAEDTRSRLDGVAEVLDASGADPDSVDMSTALDLLAGRGLLRVLTEGGPGILGMFTEQDVLDELCLTVAPMLVGGEAGRIVTGAGEVQTAMRLRHALTDDDGYLYLRYDRREPPRFDAAQ, from the coding sequence ATGTCAGAAGCCGGTGACGGGACGCAGTTCACAATGCTCGGCCGAACCGACCGATTCGGTCCGGGCGCGCTCGCCCAGAGCTACGCCTACCCCGACGATCTGAAGTCGTGCTGGGTGCGGGCCAACATGATCGCCTCCGTCGACGGCGGGGCGACGAGCGCAGGTAAGTCGGGTGATCTGGGCGGCGACGGCGACAAGGCCGTCTTCACGGCGCTGCGCGAAGCCGCCGACGTGATCGTCGTCGGCGCATCCACGGTGCGCGTCGAGGACTACTCGGGAGTCCAGTTCGACGCCGACCAACGAGGGGCACGCCGACAGCGCGGGCAGGCGGAGGTGCCGCCGATCGCCGTGCTGACGCGGTCGGGCCGACTCGACCGGGACGCGAAGCTGTTCCACCGCACCGAGATCACACCGCTGATCCTGACCAGCGCTGACGCGGCGGAGGACACCAGGTCTCGGCTCGACGGCGTCGCCGAGGTCCTCGATGCGTCCGGCGCCGACCCCGACTCGGTGGACATGTCGACCGCTCTCGACCTGCTGGCCGGCCGAGGGCTGCTGCGGGTCCTGACCGAAGGGGGTCCCGGCATCCTCGGCATGTTCACCGAACAGGACGTGCTCGACGAGCTGTGCCTGACGGTGGCTCCGATGCTTGTCGGCGGAGAGGCCGGACGCATCGTGACCGGGGCCGGTGAGGTGCAGACCGCGATGCGGCTGCGCCACGCGCTCACCGACGATGACGGCTACCTCTATCTGCGCTACGACCGCCGTGAGCCACCGCGCTTCGACGCAGCTCAGTGA
- the zapE gene encoding cell division protein ZapE, protein MHGSSDVGSLVDRHPTVTPERLIAQLVPPPTFADVGFDTYKPDPAEPSQAAAVDACRLFCEQAVQRRAGKKKLFGKREVLPGVGVYLDGGFGVGKTHLLASSYYAVPGPKAFATFGELTQLAGVFGFVECIELLSDYVVVCIDEFELDDPGNTTLISRLLSALVENGVSVAATSNTLPEQLGEGRFAAQDFLREINTLAAMFTTVRIEGPDYRHRDLPPAPVPPSDTEVADRAATVPGATLDDFDALCAHLATMHPSRYLTLIEGVSEVFITGVRPIDDQSVALRLVSLTDRLYDAGIPVVASGAKLDTVFSDEMLQGGFRKKYLRATSRLLALTAVGQDGRTST, encoded by the coding sequence ATGCACGGGTCCAGTGATGTCGGGAGTCTGGTCGATCGTCATCCCACCGTCACCCCGGAACGGCTGATCGCCCAGCTGGTCCCGCCGCCCACATTCGCCGACGTCGGGTTCGACACCTACAAGCCGGATCCGGCCGAGCCGTCGCAGGCCGCGGCAGTGGACGCGTGTCGGCTGTTCTGTGAGCAGGCGGTGCAGCGGCGGGCCGGCAAGAAGAAGCTGTTCGGCAAACGCGAGGTGCTGCCAGGGGTCGGGGTGTATCTCGACGGCGGTTTCGGCGTCGGCAAGACCCATCTGCTGGCGTCGTCGTACTACGCGGTGCCCGGCCCGAAAGCGTTCGCGACGTTCGGCGAGCTCACCCAGTTGGCGGGGGTCTTCGGGTTCGTCGAGTGCATCGAGTTGCTGTCCGACTATGTGGTGGTCTGCATCGACGAGTTCGAACTCGACGACCCCGGCAACACCACGCTGATCTCCCGGCTGCTGTCGGCGCTCGTCGAGAACGGCGTGTCGGTAGCCGCGACGTCGAACACGTTGCCCGAGCAGTTGGGGGAGGGCCGGTTCGCGGCGCAGGACTTCCTGCGGGAGATCAACACGCTGGCGGCGATGTTCACCACGGTGCGCATCGAGGGCCCGGACTACCGCCATCGTGACCTGCCGCCGGCGCCGGTGCCGCCGAGTGACACCGAGGTCGCCGACCGGGCGGCCACGGTGCCCGGCGCGACGCTGGATGACTTCGACGCGCTGTGCGCGCATCTGGCGACCATGCATCCGTCGCGTTATCTCACGCTGATCGAAGGGGTTTCGGAGGTTTTCATCACCGGTGTCCGCCCGATCGATGACCAGAGTGTCGCGCTTCGGCTGGTGTCGCTGACCGACCGGCTCTACGACGCCGGCATCCCCGTGGTGGCCTCGGGGGCCAAGTTGGACACGGTGTTCAGCGACGAGATGCTGCAGGGCGGATTCCGCAAGAAGTACCTGCGGGCGACGTCGCGACTGCTGGCGTTGACCGCGGTCGGTCAGGACGGGCGCACCAGCACGTAA
- a CDS encoding GNAT family N-acetyltransferase, whose product MEPFLTQPEFRPQVDTASPARLAELAEVAARTFPLACPPSATPVDVAAFVNDNLTAARFAEYLADPERAVLTATEGGRIIGYAMLIRGLPDDADVRKAVTAHPAVELSKMYVLPEGHGAGVSAALMSAALQHATELDAACVWLGVNQQNQRAQRFYAKHGFVITGTKTFRLGTHIEQDYVLVRPS is encoded by the coding sequence GTGGAACCTTTCCTGACCCAGCCTGAGTTCCGCCCGCAGGTCGACACCGCATCCCCGGCGCGACTGGCCGAACTTGCCGAGGTGGCTGCGAGGACCTTCCCGCTGGCCTGTCCCCCGTCCGCCACCCCGGTGGACGTCGCGGCGTTCGTCAACGACAACCTCACCGCCGCGCGTTTCGCCGAGTATCTCGCCGACCCCGAACGCGCGGTGCTCACCGCGACCGAGGGCGGCCGAATCATCGGCTACGCCATGCTGATTCGTGGTCTGCCCGACGACGCCGACGTCAGGAAAGCGGTCACCGCGCATCCGGCCGTCGAGCTGTCGAAGATGTACGTGCTGCCCGAAGGTCACGGCGCCGGGGTGTCGGCAGCGCTGATGTCAGCAGCGCTGCAGCACGCCACGGAACTCGACGCCGCGTGCGTGTGGCTGGGCGTCAACCAGCAGAACCAACGGGCACAACGCTTCTACGCCAAGCACGGCTTCGTGATCACCGGCACCAAGACCTTCCGGCTCGGCACCCACATCGAGCAGGATTACGTGCTGGTGCGCCCGTCCTGA